One region of Danio rerio strain Tuebingen ecotype United States chromosome 5, GRCz12tu, whole genome shotgun sequence genomic DNA includes:
- the taf1 gene encoding transcription initiation factor TFIID subunit 1 isoform X2 produces the protein MSDSDSDEDQDRPFHLTGFLFGNINENGQLEDDSVLDTESKKHLAGLGTLGLGSLITEITASEEETAEQEQDQSSTDAEGWVRSTEDAVDYSDISEVAEDETRKYRQAMGNLQPSRRTDDEDDYDADCEDVDSKLMPPPPPPTQPITAKKDDTPTQNSSVTDEGDGIILPSIIAPSSVGDKVDFSSSSDSESESDRPSQGSGTGKKAGCLTLPLAGIMQKDAAKALPGVTELFPEFRPGKVLRFLRLFGPGKNMPSVWRSARRKRKRKQKEPQSDMAAAGDIESLPSEPGAKKKSGWDYEYAPPPPPEQCLSDDEITMMAPVESKFMQVSGEGDKVSEMRPKVAEWRYGPAQLWYDMLGVPEDGSGFHYGFKLKDDKQEDNTDAVTKMATPPASEPVPEQEPPQESQDKADEDAPMQDELFLMVTQLQWEEDIIWNGEDVKHKGTKTQRASLAGWLPTSMTRNANAYNAQQGLSRSNSQLVPPTPPPLTKTPSITGSKRDKHNHDHQVSHEDDTPWFSIFPIDNEELVYGRWEDNIIWDDQNMDCIPSPPVLTLNPNDENIILEIPDEKEERTSHSPSKENKKETALKKSRILLGKTGVIKDEPQQNMSQPEIKDPWNLSNDEFYYPKQQGLRGSFGGNIIQHSIPTVELRQPFFPTHMGPMKLRQFHRPSLKKYSFGALSQPGPHAVQPLLKHIKKKAKMREQERQASGGGDMFFMRTAQDLTGKDGDLVLAEYSEEYPPLHMQVGMASKIKNYYKRKPGKDPGAPDCKYGETVYCHTSPFLGSLHPGQLLQAFENNLFRAPIYLHKMPETDFLIIRTRQGYFIRELVDIFVVGQECPLYEVPGPNSKRANTHIRDFLQVFIYRLFWKSKDRPRRIRMEDIKKAFPSHSESSIRKRLKLCADFKRTGMDSNWWVLKPDFRLPTEEEIRAMVSPEQCCAYYSMLVAEQRLKDAGYGEKSFFAPEEENEEEFQMKIDDEVRTAPWNTTRAFIAAMKGKCLLEVTGVADPTGCGEGFSYVKVPNKPTQQKDDREPQPVKKTVTGTDADLRRLSLKNAKQLLRKFGVPEEEIKKLSRWEVIDVVRTMSTEQARSGEGPMSKFARGSRFSVAEHQERYKEECQRIFDLQNKVLESTEVLSTDTDSSSAEDSDFEEMGKNIENMLQNKKTSSQLSREREEQERKELQRMLMGEDNERERGRKERRKGSSALSTSSHKDDDASSVTSLNSSATGRRLKIYRTFCDEDGKEYVRCETVRKPAVIDAYLRIRTTKDDEFIRKFALFDEQHREEMRKERRRIQEQLRRLKRNQEKDRFKGPPEKKTKKAKERPDLKLKCGACGAIGHMRTNKFCPLYYQTNAPPSNPVAMTEEQEEELEKTVIHNDNEELIKVEGTKIVLGKQLIESADEVRRKSLVLKFPKQQLPPKKKRRVGTTVHCDYLNRPHKSIHRRRTDPMVTLSSVLESIINDMRDLPNTYPFHTPVNGKVVKDYYKIITRPMDLQTLRENVRKRMYPSREEFRESVELIFKNSATYNGAKHPLTVVAQAMLSLCVEKIKEKEERLVRLEKAINPLLDDDDQVAFSFILDNIVTQKMMAVPDSWPFHHPVNKKFVPDYYKVIINPMDLDTLRKNISKHKYQNREVFLSDVGLIHTNSVKYNGPDSPYTKTALEIVNVCKQTLAEYDEHLTQLEKDILTAKEAALDAADLESLDPLTPGPYTPQPDVCENSVSVSLQGDSSLLAEATLIPPTPEKRGGQGRHRGRLGEEESDVDIEGFEEDDDGKPKTPAPHFQVEDGDLDDEDDDDEDDELLMRPPRRMHIDEDDDDDDEGSSRPAQASVLYQDLLMSDAEDDASEEEGDNPFSSIQLSESGSDSDADLGHQESTRIGLEQEESMMSYEGEGPDGLTHMEDSNVSFGSYDDGDSQMQRQVSSPRTGERDVDEVYGISEEEEDEEEEDERRRGPSVLTQVQLSDDEEDSEEFRSVGGDSDMDSDN, from the exons ATGTCAGACTCGGACAGTGATGAGGATCAGGATCGGCCCTTCCACTTGACAGGGTTTCTTTTTGGCAACATTAACGAGAATGGACAGCTGGAAGATGACAGTGTGCTGGATACG GAGTCAAAGAAGCATTTGGCTGGTCTGGGAACGCTGGGTTTGGGTTCACTCATTACAGAGATCACAGCCAGCGAGGAGGAAACAGCCGAGCAAGAGCAAGATCAGAGCAGCACTGACGCAGAAG GATGGGTGAGGAGCACTGAAGATGCAGTTGATTACTCTGATATCAGTGAAGTTGCCGAGGATGAAACTCGCAAATACAGACAGGCCATGGGCAACCTGCAGCCCTCGCGGAGAACAG ATGACGAGGATGACTATGATGCTGATTGTGAGGATGTTGATTCCAAACTCATGCCACCTCCCCCTCCCCCTACTCAACCAATCACGGCGAAGAAAGATGACACGCCCACTCAGAACAGCAGTG tGACTGATGAGGGAGATGGTATCATCCTGCCTTCCATTATTGCTCCGTCATCTGTGGGTGATAAGGTTGATTTCAGCAGTTCATCGGACAGCGAGAGTGAGAGCGATCGACCTTCTCAGGGTTCAGGGACAGGGAAAAAGGCAGGGTGTCTCACCCTCCCTCTCGCAGGGATTATGCAAAAAGATGCTGCCAAAGCCCTGCCTGGAGTCACTGAGCTCTTTCCTGAGTTCAGACCTGGAAAG GTGTTGCGGTTCTTGCGGTTGTTTGGTCCTGGAAAGAACATGCCATCTGTATGGCGAAGTGCGCGCAGGAAGCGAAAACGAAAGCAGAAAGAGCCACAGTCTGACATGGCAGCTGCGGGTGACATTGAATCACTGCCATCTGAACCAGGGGCTAAGAAAAAATCAGGGTGGGACTATGAGTATGCACCGCCTCCACCCCCAGAGCAGTGTCTGTCTGATGATGAG ATCACCATGATGGCTCCGGTGGAGTCTAAGTTCATGCAGGTGTCTGGTGAAGGTGATAAAGTGTCTGAGATGAGGCCAAAGGTGGCTGAGTGGCGTTATGGTCCAGCACAGCTTTGGTATGACATGCTTGGTGTCCCGGAGGATGGCAGCGGCTTTCATTATGGATTTAAGCTGAAAGATGACAAACAGGAAGACAACACTGATGCAGTGACAAAAATGGCAACTCCTCCAGCTTCTGAACCAGTGCCTGAGCAGGAACCACCACAAGAATCACAAGATAAG gcGGATGAGGATGCTCCAATGCAGGATGAGCTGTTTTTAATGGTGACCCAACTGCAGTGGGAGGAAGACATTATCTGGAATGGAGAGGATGTAAAACACAAGGGCACTAAAACTCAGCGTGCTAGTCTGGCTGGGTGGCTGCCTACTAGCATGACCCGAAACGCCAATGCTTACAACGCTCAGCAGG gtCTAAGCCGCAGTAATTCTCAGTTGGTGCCCCCAACCCCTCCTCCTTTGACCAAAACTCCATCCATAACAGGATCCAAGAGAGACAAACATAATCATGATCATCAGG TTTCTCATGAGGATGACACCCCATGGTTCTCAATATTCCCAATTGATAACGAGGAGCTTGTTTATGGACGTTGGGAAGACAACATCATTTGGGATGATCAGAACATGGACTGTATCCCTTCACCTCCTGTTCTCACCCTTAACCCCAATGATGAGAACATCATACTAG AGATCCCAGATGAAAAAGAGGAGAGAACCTCACATTCACCctccaaagaaaataaaaaagagacagCATTGAAAAAAAGTCGCATTCTGCTGGGAAAGACTGGCGTCATCAAAGATGAACCCCAACAG AATATGTCCCAACCGGAGATCAAAGATCCCTGGAATCTGTCCAATGATGAGTTCTACTACCCCAAACAGCAGGGCCTCAGGGGCTCATTTGGCGGAAACATCATTCAG CACTCCATTCCTACGGTTGAGTTGAGGCAGCCGTTCTTCCCCACTCACATGGGACCCATGAAACTACGACAGTTCCATCGACCTTCTCTGAAGAAGTACTCATTTGGAGCACTGTCCCAGCCTGGTCCGCACGCAGTCCAACCACTTCTCAAACACATCAAGAAAAAGGCTAAG ATGCGAGAACAGGAGCGGCAGGCATCAGGTGGAGGGGACATGTTCTTTATGCGCACTGCTCAGGATCTGACAGGCAAAGACGGAGACCTGGTTTTGGCTGAATACAGTGAGGAGTATCCTCCTCTTCACATGCAAGTTGGCATGGCATCTAAGATTAAGAACTATTACAAAAGA AAACCAGGTAAAGACCCAGGCGCACCTGACTGTAAATATGGAGAGACCGTTTACTGCCACACTTCACCATTCCTTGGATCATTGCACCCTGGACAGCTGCTACAG GCATTTGAAAATAACTTGTTTAGAGCTCCCATATACCTTCATAAGATGCCTGAGACAGATTTCCTCATTATCCGGACGAGGCAGGGTTACTTTATCCGGGAGCTTGTGGACATATTTGTTGTGGGTCAGGAGTGCCCTCTTTATGAGGTGCCAGGGCCCAACTCTAAACGAGCCAACACACACATTCGAGATTTTCTTCAG GTTTTCATCTATCGTCTGTTCTGGAAGAGTAAGGATCGTCCTCGCCGCATTCGTATGGAAGACATAAAGAAAGCGTTTCCATCTCACTCTGAAAGCAGCATCCGCAAACGCCTCAAACTCTGTGCTGACTTTAAACGCACAG GCATGGACTCTAACTGGTGGGTGCTGAAACCTGATTTCCGGCTTCCGACTGAAGAGGAGATCAGAGCGATGGTCTCCCCAGAGCAGTGTTGTgcatactacagtatgctggtgGCAGAGCAGAGGCTGAAG GATGCTGGTTATGGTGAGAAGTCTTTCTTTGCACCCGAGGAAGAGAATGAGGAGGAATTCCAGATGAAGATTGACGATGAG GTACGCACTGCACCATGGAACACAACTCGGGCATTTATTGCAGCCATGAAGGGCAAGTGTCTCCTGGAGGTCACAGGGGTTGCTGACCCTACCGGGTGTGGAGAGGGATTCTCATATGTTAAAGTCCCTAACAAACCTACGCAGCAGAAG GATGATCGAGAGCCTCAGCCAGTAAAAAAGACAGTAACTGGGACTGATGCTGATCTGAGACGCCTATCACTCAAAAATGCCAAGCAGTTGCTTCGCAAGTTTGGGGTTCCTGAAGAAGAG ataAAGAAACTGTCCCGTTGGGAGGTTATCGATGTCGTGAGGACCATGTCTACTGAGCAGGCTCGTTCAGGGGAAGGACCAATGAGTAAATTTGCTCGTGGGTCTCGATTCTCTGTAGCCGAACATCAAGAACGTTACAAAGAGGAGTGCCAGAGGATCTTTGACCTGCAGAACAA AGTACTAGAGTCCACAGAGGTGTTATCGACAGACACAGACAGCAGCTCAGCGGAGGACAGTGATTTTGAGGAGATGGGCAAGAACATCGAGAACATGCTGCAAAATAAGAAGACCAGCTCTCAGCtgagcagagagagagaagagcAGGAGAGGAAAGAGCTGCAGCGAATGCTGATGGGAGAGGACAACGAGAGGGAGAGGGGCCGCAAGGAGAGACGCAAAggct CGAGTGCCCTCTCCACCAGCTCTCACAAAGATGATGACGCTTCCTCCGTCACTAGTCTGAACTCCTCAGCAACAGGGCGAAGGCTGAAAATCTATCGCACCTTTTGTGATGAGGATGGCAAGGAGTATGTGCGCTGCGAGACTGTACGCAAACCGGCTGTTATTGACGCTTATCTGCGTATACGCACTACTAAGGATGATGAGTTCAT TCGCAAGTTTGCTTTGTTTGATGAGCAGCACAGGGAGGAGATGAGAAAGGAACGGCGCAGAATTCAGGAGCAGCTCCGACGCCTCAAACGAAACCAAGAGAAAGACCGATTTAAAGGACCACCTGAGAAAAAGACCAAGAAGGCTAAAGAACGACCAGACCTGAAG CTGAAATGTGGAGCTTGTGGTGCAATTGGCCATATGAGAACCAACAAGTTTTGCCCGCTGTACTACCAAACCAATGCTCCCCCCTCCAATCCGGTGGCTATGACAGAGGAACAGGAAGAGGAGCTTGAGAAAACTGTAATCCACAATGATAATGAAGAACTCATTAAAGTAGAAGGAACCAAGATTGTGCTTGGAAAACAACTCATTGAGAG TGCTGATGAAGTGCGGAGGAAATCTCTGGTTCTGAAGTTCCCCAAGCAGCAGCTTCCTCCTAAAAAGAAGAGGCGTGTGGGGACAACGGTGCACTGTGACTACCTCAAT CGGCCTCATAAGTCTATTCACCGCAGGAGGACAGACCCCATGGTCACGCTTTCTTCGGTCCTGGAGAGCATCATTAATGACATGAGGGATCTTCCAAAT ACGTACCCGTTTCACACTCCTGTCAATGGCAAAGTGGTCAAGGATTATTACAAGATCATCACACGGCCGATGGATTTGCAGACGTTACGTGAAAACGTTCGCAAGCGCATGTACCCTTCacgagaggagttcagagaaagCGTTGAGCTCATCTTCAAAAACAGTGCTACTTATAATG gtgcCAAGCATCCTTTAACTGTTGTTGCTCAAGCAATGCTGAGTCTGTGTGTTGAAAAGATCAAAGAG AAAGAGGAGCGTCTTGTTCGATTGGAGAAAGCCATTAATCCTCTTCTGGATGACGATGATCAAGTTGCTTTCTCTTTCATCCTCGACAACATTGTCACACAGAAGATGATGGCCGTACCTGAC TCTTGGCCTTTCCATCATCCAGTTAACAAGAAATTTGTTCCTGACTATTATAAAGTCATCATCAACCCCATGGATCTGGACACACTCCGTAAG AACATCTCCAAGCACAAGTATCAGAATCGAGAGGTGTTTCTTTCAGATGTGGGTCTCATTCACACCAACAGTGTCAAGTATAATG GTCCTGATAGTCCTTATACAAAAACTGCTCTGGAAATTGTGAACGTTTGCAAGCAGACTTTAGCGGAG TATGATGAACACCTGACTCAGCTGGAGAAAGACATCCTTACTGCTAAAGAAGCTGCTCTGGACGCTGCAGACCTTGAGAGTTTAGATCCATTAACTCCAGGGCCGTATACACCGCAG cCTGATGTGTGTGAGAACAGTGTGTCTGTGAGTTTGCAGGGAGACTCTAGTCTGTTAGCCGAGGCTACGCTAATCCCTCCCACCCCTGAGAAAAGAGGGGGGCAG GGTCGACACAGAGGCAGATTGGGTGAAGAGGAGTCTGATGTGGACATAGAAGGATTTGAGGAAGATGATGACGGCAAACCGAAAACACCTGCTCCG CACTTTCAGGTTGAAGATGGAGATCTGGATGATGAGGATgacgatgatgaagatgatgagctCCTTATGCGGCCACCGAGGCGTATGCACATTGATGAagatgacgacgatgatgatgaggGCTCCAGTCGACCAGCACAGGCCAGTGTGCTTTACCAGGATCTGCTGATGTCAGATGCTGAAGATGATGCCAGTGAGGAGGAAGGCGATAATCCATTCTCCT CTATCCAACTGTCTGAGAGCGGCAGTGATAGTGATGCTGACCTGGGACATCAAGAGAGTACACGGATTGGACTTGAACAGGAGGAGAGTATGATGTCATATGAAGGGGAGGGACCTGACGGCTTAACGCATATGGAGGACAGCAATGTCAG